The following coding sequences are from one Hyphomicrobiales bacterium window:
- a CDS encoding error-prone DNA polymerase has protein sequence MPDTNPAFADLCVRSNFTFLHGASHPGDLVTEALALGHTGIGIADENSVAGVVRAYSALKELREHEDASVRKAAERFQLVVGARLVFADGTPDILAYPENKEGWGRLCRLLTLGKRRAEKGDCLLTCEDLFSHARDLLLIVLPDTGEARLKATLQALNHHAPGAVWLAATMGRKGDDRRRLAALKTQADKAGVPLLATNDVLYHAPEQRALQDVLTCIREGCTLDQAGKRLEANAERHLKPPAEMARLFKDVPEALTETQAALARIDFTLDQLAYTYPDEPVPPGRTAQDWLEELVWRHAPYRYYHTGVSEKVKRLLKDELALIKQLDYAPYFLTIHEIVRVAQDKGILCQGRGSAANSAVCYVLGITAVDPAEHDLLFARFISSERKEPPDIDVDFEHERREEVIQHIYERYGRDRAGIAATIVRYRPRSALREVGKALGLTEDVTARMAGTVWGSFGREVNAKHMREAGLDPANPIVHQVLDLAHQIMGFPRHLSQHVGGFVLTRDRLDALVPVGNAAMDDRTFIEWDKDDIDALGLMKVDVLALGMLTCIRKGLDLLKEHEKLHLEMHDIEEGDEDVYDMLCRGESIGVFQVESRAQINMLPRLKPREFYDLVIQVAIVRPGPIQGDMVHPYLRRRNGEEEVVFPEPAPPHDPKELRHVLGRTLGVPLFQEQAMKIAMVAAEFSPEQANGLRRAMATFRHVGTIHKFEEMMVEGMVKRGYERDFAERCFNQIKGFGEYGFPESHAASFAKLVYISSWIKHHHPAVFACALLNAQPMGFYAPAQIVRNTQENHVEVRKVDINHSHWDNTLEREDGELALRLGFRQVDGFHQEWADRLFTARTENYENAEDLWQRARLPHRALKLLAEADAFRSTGMDRREALWAVRRLPDDDPLPLFEAANRNELSAEPDAKLPTMALNEHVVADYQTIRLSLKAHPMALLRPQFDAEKLLTCQQVENAPDGQWVKTAGVVLIRQRPGKGNAIFITLEDETGIVNVVLWASRFERFRRVVMASKLMQVMGHVQRSKEGVIHLMATSLKDRTDALQSLSTLHAASNSLARADEVLRPVLSRADSVKAGLVRDARLQDAVPSRGAHPRDVRIIPKSRDFH, from the coding sequence ATGCCAGACACGAACCCCGCCTTTGCCGATCTTTGCGTGCGCAGCAACTTCACCTTCCTGCACGGCGCGTCGCATCCTGGCGATCTGGTGACAGAGGCCCTGGCGCTCGGCCATACCGGGATCGGGATCGCCGATGAGAACAGCGTCGCCGGTGTCGTGCGCGCCTACAGCGCTTTGAAAGAACTTCGCGAACACGAAGACGCCTCCGTGCGCAAAGCAGCCGAGAGGTTTCAACTGGTCGTTGGCGCACGGCTGGTTTTTGCCGATGGCACACCGGACATTCTCGCCTATCCGGAAAACAAAGAAGGCTGGGGCAGGCTCTGCCGCCTTCTCACGCTGGGCAAGCGCCGCGCCGAGAAGGGCGACTGCCTGCTCACCTGCGAGGACCTGTTCAGCCACGCCCGCGACCTGCTTTTGATTGTCCTGCCAGACACCGGCGAAGCGCGCCTCAAGGCAACGCTCCAAGCGCTCAACCACCATGCGCCGGGCGCGGTCTGGCTCGCCGCCACCATGGGTCGCAAGGGCGATGATCGCCGCCGCTTGGCCGCGTTGAAAACGCAAGCCGACAAGGCAGGCGTGCCGCTTCTGGCGACCAACGACGTCCTCTATCACGCGCCGGAACAACGCGCCTTGCAAGATGTGCTCACCTGCATCCGCGAAGGGTGCACGCTGGATCAGGCTGGCAAGCGACTGGAAGCCAATGCCGAACGGCACCTGAAACCGCCAGCGGAAATGGCCCGCCTGTTCAAGGATGTACCGGAGGCGTTGACCGAAACGCAGGCCGCTCTCGCCCGCATCGACTTCACGCTTGATCAGCTTGCCTACACCTACCCCGACGAGCCCGTGCCGCCTGGCCGAACCGCGCAGGACTGGCTGGAGGAACTGGTCTGGCGCCACGCGCCCTACCGCTACTACCACACCGGCGTATCGGAGAAGGTCAAACGGCTTTTGAAGGACGAATTGGCGCTGATCAAACAGCTAGACTACGCGCCCTATTTTCTGACGATCCACGAGATCGTGCGCGTCGCGCAGGACAAGGGTATTTTGTGCCAGGGGCGCGGCTCGGCTGCCAATTCCGCCGTCTGCTACGTGCTGGGCATCACCGCTGTCGATCCGGCCGAACACGACCTTTTGTTCGCTCGCTTCATTTCATCAGAGCGCAAAGAACCGCCCGATATCGACGTCGATTTTGAGCATGAACGACGCGAGGAGGTCATCCAGCATATCTATGAGCGCTATGGCCGCGACCGGGCAGGCATCGCCGCGACCATCGTGCGCTATCGCCCGCGCAGCGCCTTGCGCGAGGTCGGCAAGGCTTTGGGGCTGACCGAAGATGTCACTGCCCGCATGGCCGGCACCGTCTGGGGATCGTTTGGCCGCGAGGTGAACGCCAAGCACATGCGCGAAGCCGGCCTCGATCCGGCCAATCCCATCGTTCACCAGGTGCTTGACCTTGCCCATCAGATCATGGGCTTTCCGCGCCATCTCTCCCAACATGTGGGCGGTTTCGTCCTCACCCGCGACCGACTGGACGCGCTGGTACCCGTTGGCAATGCGGCGATGGACGATCGCACCTTCATCGAATGGGACAAGGACGATATCGACGCGCTTGGCCTGATGAAGGTTGATGTGTTGGCGCTCGGCATGCTGACCTGCATCCGCAAGGGGCTCGACCTGCTCAAAGAGCATGAGAAGCTGCACCTTGAAATGCACGACATCGAAGAGGGCGATGAAGACGTCTACGACATGCTCTGCCGAGGCGAATCCATCGGCGTGTTCCAGGTGGAAAGCCGGGCGCAGATCAACATGCTGCCGCGCCTGAAACCGCGCGAGTTCTACGACCTCGTCATTCAGGTTGCCATCGTCCGTCCCGGCCCGATCCAGGGCGACATGGTTCACCCCTATCTGCGTCGGCGAAATGGCGAGGAAGAGGTGGTGTTTCCCGAGCCCGCCCCGCCGCATGATCCCAAGGAGCTACGGCATGTGCTCGGGCGTACGCTTGGGGTGCCGCTGTTTCAGGAGCAGGCGATGAAGATCGCCATGGTGGCTGCAGAGTTCAGCCCCGAACAGGCCAACGGCCTGCGCCGTGCCATGGCAACGTTTCGCCATGTCGGCACGATCCACAAGTTCGAAGAGATGATGGTCGAAGGCATGGTCAAGCGCGGCTATGAGCGTGACTTCGCCGAGCGTTGCTTCAACCAGATTAAGGGCTTTGGCGAATACGGCTTTCCTGAAAGCCACGCCGCCAGTTTTGCCAAGCTGGTCTACATCTCCTCCTGGATCAAACACCACCACCCGGCGGTGTTCGCCTGCGCCCTGCTCAACGCTCAGCCGATGGGCTTTTACGCGCCCGCACAGATCGTGCGCAACACGCAGGAGAACCATGTCGAGGTGCGCAAAGTGGACATCAACCACAGCCACTGGGACAACACGCTGGAGCGCGAAGACGGCGAGCTGGCGCTGCGCCTTGGCTTTCGTCAGGTCGATGGCTTTCACCAAGAGTGGGCGGACAGACTGTTTACCGCTCGAACCGAAAACTACGAGAACGCCGAAGATCTTTGGCAGCGTGCCCGCCTGCCCCACCGGGCGCTCAAGCTTCTGGCCGAGGCCGATGCGTTCCGCTCCACCGGGATGGACCGCCGCGAGGCACTTTGGGCCGTGCGGCGCCTTCCCGATGATGACCCCCTACCCTTGTTCGAAGCCGCCAACCGCAATGAACTGAGCGCCGAACCCGATGCCAAGCTGCCCACCATGGCGCTGAATGAGCACGTGGTCGCCGACTACCAGACCATTCGCCTGTCGCTGAAAGCTCATCCCATGGCACTTCTGCGCCCGCAGTTCGATGCCGAAAAACTGCTCACCTGCCAGCAAGTGGAAAACGCCCCTGATGGACAATGGGTGAAAACGGCAGGCGTGGTGCTGATCCGCCAACGTCCCGGCAAGGGCAACGCCATCTTCATCACGCTGGAAGACGAAACCGGCATTGTGAATGTGGTGCTTTGGGCGAGCCGCTTTGAACGCTTTCGCCGCGTGGTGATGGCATCAAAGCTGATGCAGGTGATGGGCCATGTTCAGCGCAGCAAGGAGGGTGTGATCCACTTGATGGCAACGTCTTTGAAAGATCGCACCGATGCCTTGCAAAGCCTGTCCACGCTGCACGCGGCCTCCAACAGCCTGGCCCGAGCCGATGAGGTTCTCCGACCCGTGCTTTCACGCGCCGACAGTGTGAAAGCCGGGCTTGTCCGCGATGCCCGTTTGCAGGACGCGGTGCCAAGCCGCGGCGCCCATCCACGCGATGTGCGCATCATCCCCAAATCACGCGATTTTCACTGA
- a CDS encoding DNA polymerase Y family protein, with product MSSASSNPSQQSKPSRVSQAKNAQPVSRSPASRYLAVWFPFLPADRLRRQASHWPEQDKAPIVFIEKHRGAMRLAAVSQTALTLGLTPGLTLADARARVPELIAVDTDRPADSALLDRMADFCDRYTPLVALDGADGVVLDITGCAHLFGGESELRNDLSLRFTQAGMEIASAIASTPDTARALARFGKGGIVPKGAEPAAMATLPVAALGIGHDTCVALNRAGLATIGDLATRPRAPLAARFGRDLPTNLTRVLGEEDIAIIARRPLPQCTVERRFGEPIGREEDVLATIEHLMGEAGAMLEKRGQGGTAFEASLFRTDGAVRRLRVETSLPTRAAAPILRLFRERIDTLADPLDPGFGYDLLRLSVAACAPFAQPQTSLDSHEMADEEVAALVDTLSTRLGKDAVLRFASAQTHIPERAAYEVAAKDYPSKQLTDQIAMPDLVWDAGHPDEPPRRPLHMFQHPQRIEALAEIPDGPPLKFRWRRVLHDVARAEGPERIAPEWWRLDDASLTRDYYRVEDTQGRRFWVFRDGLYGQETERPGWFVHGLFA from the coding sequence ATGAGCTCGGCCAGTTCAAATCCATCGCAACAGAGCAAGCCATCACGCGTATCGCAGGCGAAAAACGCTCAGCCGGTCAGCCGCTCCCCGGCGAGCCGCTATCTGGCGGTGTGGTTTCCGTTTCTGCCCGCCGATCGCTTAAGGCGGCAGGCAAGCCATTGGCCCGAACAGGATAAGGCTCCGATCGTCTTCATCGAGAAGCATCGCGGCGCGATGCGGCTCGCAGCCGTCAGCCAAACTGCGCTGACGCTTGGCCTGACCCCTGGTCTGACACTGGCCGATGCAAGGGCGCGCGTGCCGGAGCTTATCGCCGTCGATACCGACCGGCCCGCCGACAGCGCGCTTCTGGACCGCATGGCCGATTTCTGTGATCGCTACACACCTCTGGTCGCCTTGGATGGCGCCGATGGCGTGGTGCTCGACATCACCGGCTGCGCCCATCTTTTCGGCGGCGAGAGCGAACTGCGCAACGATCTAAGCCTCCGCTTCACGCAAGCCGGCATGGAGATCGCCTCTGCCATCGCATCCACCCCCGACACGGCCCGCGCCCTTGCCCGTTTTGGCAAAGGTGGCATCGTGCCCAAAGGCGCCGAACCCGCTGCCATGGCCACGCTGCCCGTGGCTGCACTGGGCATTGGCCACGACACCTGCGTCGCCCTGAACCGCGCCGGGCTTGCCACCATCGGCGATCTCGCCACCCGGCCGCGCGCACCCTTGGCGGCGCGTTTCGGCAGGGATCTGCCCACAAATCTGACACGGGTTCTTGGCGAAGAAGACATCGCCATCATTGCCCGCCGCCCCTTGCCCCAATGCACGGTGGAGCGTCGGTTCGGCGAACCGATTGGCCGCGAAGAGGATGTGCTGGCGACCATCGAGCATTTGATGGGCGAGGCTGGTGCGATGCTGGAAAAGCGTGGGCAAGGCGGCACGGCATTCGAGGCAAGCCTGTTCCGCACCGATGGTGCGGTGCGCCGTTTGCGCGTGGAAACGTCCCTGCCCACCCGTGCAGCCGCGCCCATTTTGCGACTTTTCCGCGAGCGCATCGACACGCTCGCCGATCCGCTTGATCCCGGTTTCGGCTACGACCTTCTACGTCTGTCGGTGGCCGCCTGCGCGCCGTTTGCGCAGCCTCAGACCAGCCTTGATAGCCATGAAATGGCCGATGAGGAGGTGGCCGCGCTTGTCGACACGCTTTCAACCCGGCTCGGCAAGGACGCGGTACTGCGCTTTGCCAGTGCGCAAACCCACATCCCCGAGCGCGCCGCTTATGAGGTCGCCGCCAAGGACTATCCTTCCAAACAGCTGACCGATCAGATCGCCATGCCGGACCTTGTTTGGGACGCCGGCCATCCTGATGAACCGCCGCGCCGCCCCCTCCACATGTTCCAGCATCCGCAGCGCATCGAAGCGCTGGCGGAAATTCCCGACGGACCGCCGCTGAAATTCCGTTGGCGCCGCGTGCTGCACGATGTGGCACGCGCCGAGGGGCCTGAAAGGATCGCTCCGGAATGGTGGCGGCTCGATGATGCCAGCCTCACCCGCGACTATTACCGCGTGGAAGACACGCAAGGCCGCCGTTTCTGGGTGTTCCGCGACGGGCTCTACGGCCAGGAGACCGAGCGTCCCGGCTGGTTCGTGCACGGACTTTTCGCCTGA
- a CDS encoding universal stress protein, translating into MYNSILIPVALDHETLVAQKLVRAREMLAPGGKIILLTVLEQVSGFVAEFVTVKSENHLTTSILGKLQAVAGDAPDLECKVITGKPGVQIANYAHENGIELIIMGSHAPGATDYVLGSTTARVVRRAHCSVLVLR; encoded by the coding sequence ATGTATAATTCTATCCTCATCCCCGTCGCGCTCGACCATGAAACGCTCGTCGCGCAAAAACTTGTCCGCGCCCGCGAAATGCTGGCGCCGGGCGGCAAGATCATCCTTCTCACCGTGCTGGAACAGGTCAGCGGCTTCGTCGCCGAGTTTGTGACCGTAAAGTCGGAAAACCATCTGACAACGAGCATCCTTGGTAAGCTGCAAGCTGTAGCTGGCGATGCCCCTGACCTTGAATGCAAGGTGATCACAGGTAAGCCAGGCGTCCAAATCGCCAACTACGCCCATGAGAACGGCATCGAACTGATCATCATGGGCTCGCATGCCCCTGGCGCCACTGATTATGTGCTGGGCTCGACCACGGCGCGCGTTGTCCGCCGCGCCCACTGCTCGGTGTTGGTGCTGCGTTAA
- a CDS encoding putative sulfate exporter family transporter, translated as MIDQANIALSEPPDTWWQRLYDFFPGLALAALIAMASQFIADNSQIPAMLMALVIGLMLNFLSQVPRCKPGIAYGAKPVLRIGVALLGARISFEMVTGLGLPTVLLIAGAVFATIAFGLVTARLAGFQYRFGFLSAGAVAICGASAAIAIAAVLPRDERSEDRLVFTIVGVTVLSTVAMIAYPPVTHFFGLSDYVAGVFLGATIHDVAQVVGAGFSISNEAGETATLVKLLRVSMLAPIVIGAALIIRFVSATRERDGETSSARPPLMPGFVMVFVLLATINSLFAVPPILTQVAATLSGWLLLLAIAAVGLKTRLSDVVKVGRSAVAFLVAQTLFIAIFFGLGLHVLGVIALW; from the coding sequence ATGATCGATCAAGCCAACATCGCGCTCAGTGAACCGCCAGACACGTGGTGGCAGCGCCTCTACGATTTCTTCCCCGGTCTAGCGCTTGCCGCGCTCATCGCGATGGCGAGCCAGTTCATCGCTGATAACTCACAAATCCCAGCCATGCTGATGGCGCTGGTCATCGGCCTGATGCTGAATTTTTTGTCGCAAGTCCCGCGCTGCAAACCGGGGATCGCCTATGGCGCCAAACCTGTCTTACGGATCGGTGTGGCACTGCTCGGCGCGCGGATCAGTTTTGAGATGGTGACCGGTCTAGGTCTGCCGACTGTCTTGCTCATCGCAGGCGCTGTTTTTGCAACCATTGCCTTTGGCCTGGTGACCGCACGGCTTGCAGGGTTTCAATATCGCTTTGGGTTTCTGTCAGCCGGCGCCGTGGCCATTTGTGGGGCATCAGCAGCCATTGCTATCGCCGCCGTTCTGCCACGCGATGAGCGCTCAGAAGATAGGCTGGTCTTCACCATTGTCGGCGTCACGGTGCTGTCCACTGTTGCCATGATCGCCTACCCGCCCGTGACGCACTTTTTCGGGCTCAGCGACTATGTGGCCGGTGTGTTTCTCGGCGCCACCATCCACGATGTGGCACAAGTTGTCGGTGCGGGTTTTTCCATTTCCAACGAGGCCGGCGAGACGGCTACGCTGGTGAAACTGCTACGCGTTTCGATGCTGGCACCCATTGTGATCGGCGCGGCCCTCATTATCCGGTTCGTCAGCGCCACACGGGAACGGGATGGCGAGACGAGCAGCGCCCGACCGCCGCTGATGCCGGGCTTTGTGATGGTGTTCGTTCTGCTCGCCACCATCAATTCACTTTTTGCCGTCCCGCCGATCCTCACCCAGGTCGCCGCCACGCTTTCAGGCTGGCTGCTTCTGCTCGCTATTGCCGCCGTTGGCCTCAAAACCCGCCTTAGCGATGTGGTCAAAGTCGGCAGATCAGCTGTGGCATTTCTCGTTGCACAGACCCTCTTCATTGCAATCTTCTTCGGGCTCGGGCTCCACGTCCTGGGTGTTATCGCGCTTTGGTGA
- a CDS encoding Ldh family oxidoreductase has product MVRLSLEDANALVSSAFVANGVPLSTADSVARALVGAEAEGQAGHGFSRIDDYVAQVRSGKIAGNANPQTEVLAPGSLLTDAKFGFAYPALEQAIEEGETAAETQGVATMAVTNSHHCGALAQHVEALATKGLVAMMFANAPAAIAPWGSSVPVFGTNPIAFAAPRQNASPLVIDLSLSRVARGKVMHAAKTGARIPEGWALDAGGNPTTDPHEGLKGTMVPIGRAKGTSLALMVEILAALLTGAAMSRQASSFFTGEGPPPRVGQFLIALKPHEQSGFSERLEELLTTISHLEDARLPGERRAASLKAAREHGLDVPRHYVQQVQALAEGEARLAGGQR; this is encoded by the coding sequence ATGGTTCGTCTCAGCCTTGAAGACGCGAACGCGCTGGTGTCATCGGCCTTTGTCGCCAATGGCGTGCCCTTGTCGACGGCCGATAGCGTTGCCCGCGCTTTGGTCGGGGCGGAAGCCGAGGGTCAAGCCGGCCATGGGTTCTCACGCATTGACGACTATGTGGCACAAGTTCGAAGCGGCAAGATTGCTGGCAACGCCAACCCACAGACAGAGGTCCTGGCGCCGGGAAGTCTGCTGACCGATGCTAAGTTTGGCTTCGCCTACCCGGCCCTTGAACAAGCCATTGAGGAAGGGGAAACTGCAGCTGAAACTCAGGGCGTCGCCACGATGGCCGTGACCAACTCACATCATTGCGGTGCCCTCGCCCAGCATGTCGAAGCGCTGGCCACCAAAGGGCTGGTGGCAATGATGTTTGCCAACGCACCCGCAGCGATTGCGCCTTGGGGGTCGTCGGTTCCCGTCTTTGGCACCAATCCCATCGCCTTCGCCGCACCACGCCAGAATGCGTCACCCCTGGTGATCGACCTTTCGCTGAGCCGTGTAGCGCGCGGCAAGGTCATGCATGCGGCAAAAACGGGCGCGCGCATCCCCGAAGGATGGGCGCTCGACGCCGGCGGCAATCCGACCACCGACCCGCACGAAGGCCTGAAAGGAACCATGGTGCCGATTGGCCGCGCCAAGGGGACGTCGTTGGCTCTCATGGTGGAGATTTTGGCAGCCCTGCTCACAGGCGCTGCGATGAGCCGCCAAGCGTCGTCCTTTTTTACCGGCGAAGGCCCGCCACCGCGCGTTGGACAGTTCTTGATCGCGTTGAAGCCGCACGAACAGTCTGGATTTTCCGAGCGGCTGGAAGAATTGCTGACCACTATCAGCCATCTGGAAGACGCGCGTTTGCCCGGAGAACGCCGCGCGGCAAGCCTTAAGGCCGCACGGGAACACGGTCTGGATGTGCCCCGGCATTACGTCCAGCAAGTACAAGCGTTGGCCGAGGGCGAGGCGCGCCTGGCTGGTGGTCAGCGATGA
- a CDS encoding UxaA family hydrolase — protein sequence MASKYSNITFHGYRRENGRVGVRNHVLILPVDDISNAACEAVANNIKGTLAIPHAYGRLQFGEDLELHFRTIIGTGANPNVHSVVVIGIEPGWTKRIADGIRKTGKPVAEFSIEQKGDLETIRAASWAAKDFVHQASEIQRVECSVKELWVSTKCGESDTTTGLGSCPTVGNMYDKLLPEGITGFFGETSEITGAEHICQKRAINEEVGERWYKMWKAYQDDVIFAHQTDDLSDSQPTKGNIEGGLTTIEEKALGNLEKIGRTSQYIDILEPAEAPGQGNGLYFMDSSSAAAECVTLMAAGGAVIHTFPTGQGNVVGNPIVPVIKITANPRTVRTMGEHVDVDVSGILRREQTIDEAGDALIEMIRRTANGRNTAAEALGHREFSMTKLYRSA from the coding sequence ATGGCATCGAAATATTCAAACATCACTTTCCATGGCTACCGGCGCGAGAACGGCCGCGTCGGCGTGCGCAACCACGTGCTGATTTTGCCGGTGGACGACATTTCCAATGCTGCCTGTGAGGCGGTTGCCAACAACATCAAAGGCACGCTGGCGATCCCGCACGCCTATGGCCGCTTGCAGTTCGGCGAAGACCTGGAATTACATTTCCGCACCATCATCGGCACAGGCGCCAACCCCAACGTCCACTCGGTTGTGGTGATCGGCATTGAGCCGGGCTGGACGAAGCGCATCGCCGACGGCATCCGCAAGACTGGCAAGCCGGTTGCCGAGTTCTCCATCGAGCAAAAGGGCGATTTGGAAACCATCCGCGCTGCGTCCTGGGCCGCCAAGGATTTCGTCCATCAGGCGTCGGAAATCCAGCGTGTAGAATGCTCGGTCAAAGAGCTTTGGGTGTCCACCAAATGTGGTGAATCCGACACCACCACCGGTCTGGGTTCCTGCCCTACCGTCGGCAACATGTACGACAAGCTGCTGCCTGAAGGCATCACCGGCTTCTTCGGTGAAACGTCGGAGATCACAGGCGCCGAGCACATCTGCCAGAAACGCGCCATCAATGAAGAGGTTGGCGAGCGCTGGTACAAAATGTGGAAGGCCTATCAGGACGACGTCATCTTCGCCCACCAGACCGATGATCTTTCCGATAGTCAGCCAACCAAAGGCAATATCGAAGGCGGTCTGACGACCATCGAAGAGAAGGCCCTGGGCAATCTGGAGAAAATCGGTCGCACGTCGCAGTACATCGACATTCTTGAGCCAGCCGAAGCGCCCGGTCAGGGCAACGGTCTCTATTTCATGGACTCCTCGTCTGCAGCTGCCGAATGCGTGACGCTGATGGCCGCCGGTGGCGCCGTCATCCACACTTTCCCGACTGGGCAAGGCAATGTGGTCGGCAACCCCATCGTGCCGGTGATCAAAATCACCGCGAACCCGCGCACCGTGCGCACTATGGGTGAGCATGTGGATGTCGATGTGTCCGGCATTTTGCGCCGCGAGCAGACCATCGATGAGGCGGGTGATGCCTTGATCGAAATGATCCGTCGCACGGCCAATGGCCGCAACACGGCTGCCGAAGCGCTGGGTCACCGCGAGTTCTCGATGACCAAGCTCTATCGCAGCGCCTAA
- a CDS encoding UxaA family hydrolase: MSEIPHLLVHEQADNVGVVVVEGLTAGTDMLCCITHDNSTFRLTAKHDVPIGHKIALKDLKTGDTCMKYGEDIGKIVADVAQGEHLHTHNCKTKRW; encoded by the coding sequence ATGTCTGAAATTCCACACCTTCTTGTTCACGAGCAGGCCGACAATGTCGGCGTTGTCGTGGTTGAGGGGCTAACTGCAGGTACCGACATGCTGTGCTGCATTACCCACGACAATTCAACGTTCCGCCTGACCGCCAAGCACGATGTGCCCATTGGCCACAAGATCGCGCTGAAAGACCTGAAAACGGGCGATACCTGCATGAAATACGGCGAAGACATCGGCAAAATCGTCGCCGACGTGGCGCAGGGCGAGCACCTGCACACCCACAACTGCAAAACTAAGCGCTGGTAG